The sequence TTAGTAAGTACAGACATGTTTGTTTTATGTAGAAAAATAAATTCTACGCAAACATTTGATTATATTTATTCAAAGACGAATTTAATGCCTTCGGTAAATAATTTTGATTATGTGGTTTGGCAGTTTACAACCGCAGCAGATGTGCAAGATGGATATATAAGATTAGACAATAATGGTACAAAAACAACTGGTGTTGCTTCGAATGTTTGGTTTAGTCGAATAAACCTAGTAGAAGGTAATAAATCTCCTATAGATTGCCTTCCAGCGCCAGAGGATACACAATTACAAATTGACTCAATTAAATCTGCTTTACCTAACAAAGCAGATAAAACTTATGTAGATAATTTAATTTTAACAACTAAAGGCAAGTGCCGGTTTATAGCACACCGAGGATTAAATGTGGTAGCACCAGAAAACACCTTGCCAGCTTATACCGCGGCAGGACATTTCGGATTTTGGGGAGCGGAAACAGATGTAACGACCACTGCGGACGGTGTTTGGGTGGTTATGCACGACGATACAGTAGATAGGATGGCAACAGGAACCGGCAATGTAAGTTCTTTAACTTTGGCGCAAATAAAAGCCTTAAATATAGATGCAGGAAGTTTCTACAATGCTTATCCTAACTTAAAAATACCGACTTTTGAGGAGTATCTTTTAACTTGTAAGAAAAACGGTTTAGTTCCTATCATAGAGATCAAAATAACCGCGGACATTACAAAAATATCAAATTTGATAGCAATATTAAAAAAATATGATATGGAACAACATGTAATTATCATTTCTTTTGGTCTTAATTTTTTACAAGAAGTTAGAAAATATAGCAATGTAAAAATCCAATACATTGTAAACAGTATAACAGCAGATACTATAAATTCAGCAGTGGCACTCGGTAACGCTGGTATAGATTCTAGTTATACAAGCGTAACACAACAAAATATAGTAGACTCGCATAATTTGGGAGTCGAAGTCGGGGCTTGGACGGTTGACGATTTTAATGCTTGTCTGCAATTGGTTAACTGGGGTATAGATTTTATAACAAGTAATTCGGTAGGGGGGATGGAATAATGGAAATGTCCGTTTACACAGCAGACGACTTTTTAAAATATGTAAATAAAAATTGGGCGTATGCAAAGAGTTATGCAAACGACCAAACTACAATTTCAGCTAACTCTCTAGCGTGGAACACAAATTACAAAGCATTCCGAACAAATGATGCAACGAGTAGTAGCAGCGCATGTATACAAATACCTATAGGCTATTTGCGAGTTGGGGATAGAGTAGAACTAGAAGCAGAATTTAAAAATGTAAGTGGAACTAAGGCTAAAATAGCTTTAGATATATTTCCGGATACAACTTATACAGCGGGGATGAATAATGTGTTTGTTTTAAATAGCACATATACAGACGGTCAGTTTGAGCATATAAAAGTTACGGTTATATGCACTTACGAAGGGTACGGAGTAGCTGACTTCGGAGTCTTTACCGCAGATGTAGGGGATTTTTATGTTAGAAATGTAAGAATAAAAACTTATATATAAAGAGGTGTAGCATGGATGAATTAATTAAAGTAGCTTTGAGTCAAGGGCTTGGTTATGGTTTGTTCGTCTTTTTACTATTATATGTGTTAAAGACAACAAGAGAGCGGGAAGAAAAGTACCAATTATTGTTGGATAAAACAGTAGATAAACTTAGCATAGTAGAAGATATAAAAGAAGATGTAAAAGAAATTAAGAGTAGATTTAAATAGTCTACTCTTTTTATATTAAAAAAATTATAAAAAGGTGGTATATAAATATGAAAGAATTTTTATTAACAACAATGTTACCTATTTTAGTACAAAGTATTAAGGCTGCTTTACTAGCTTTAATAGCTTATGCAGGAAATGAAGCAGTATTATTTATTAGAACAAAGAAAGAAAAAGTAAATCAAGAGATCAAGTCAAGTGGACATGAGCAAGATATTAAGGCAGCTTGGGAAGTATGGAACATGGTCGAAGAAAAATTTAGAATATCAGATAATGTTGATAAATTTGTAAATTCAAAGGCTGATATGTTTGAAAATTTATTGATGCAAAAATGTCCATGGTTAAACAAGCAAGATATAGAGGGCTTAAGGTTTGCTATAGCTGGAGAATTTAACAAAGGAAAAGCGGCTGTTTTATCAAGTGATGATGCAGCCAAACAGTTACAAGCAGAAAATGAAAAATTACAAATAGAAATTACTAATCTTAACAGTAAATTAAATCAAGTACAAAATGTAGTTGTACAAAGTAGATAGGTGGCTTTTTAGTCACCTTTATTAATTTTATAGAGGTGTAGTATGGAAATAAAAGAAGTATATTTACAAGGGCAGGAAGAAGCCTACGGGTATAATAATCCTAACAAAATAATAATCCACCATCCAGAGTGGCATGGAGATATTCAAGGGTTAAACGACCTTATGCGTGGTATGGATTACTATATGATAGGTTATAACTATTATGTGAGAATGGACGGTACGGTGTGGAAGGGTAGACCAGATAACGTGACAGGTGCTAACTGCTATGGTCAAAATAATTGTTCTTTAGGTGTGTGTTTTGAGGGTAACTTTGAAGTTGACACGATGCCAGAGGTTCAATTTAATAGTGGGGTTGAACTTATTAAGTATTTAAAAGAAAAGGATAATATCAGTGAGGTTGGAGGACATAAAAAGTACTTTAATACTGCGTGTCCAGGAAAGAATTTTCCACTTGATAGGATGCTAGATGCAGTTAATGGAACAGTTATAAATAAGCAAGTAGCAAGCAAACCAATAAATAATGATGGAGGTTTTAAAGAAATGGATAAAGTATATAAGAATGGAAGTACACCAGAGCCAGTTTATCAAACAGAAGCTTGTAATAATCAAATAGGTTCCCTTGATCCTTGGGAATTAGCAAACGCTATAGGTGATGTAAATGGTAAGATAATTGTCTTATATAATACAAACAGCGGTAAAAAGGTTGGCTTTGTAAAGTATAGAGCAGGATTATAAAAGCAGGGTAGTATGCAGATTAATTTCTGTATACTACCTCTTTTTTTATATATAAAAATAAATTAGAAGATTCAATATTTAAATATTAAACCTTCTAATTTTGAGAAAAATGGACATAACAGGATAATTGGTACCAAACATTTACCCTGCTAGTTACATATTAAATGTATTTATATTCAAAGTCAACTAAATTATAGTAAGTAGTCCAACCATACATAAAGTTAATATTCCAATAATTATAGATAAATCAATTTTTATAAAACTTCTTTTTATTTTTACCACCTCATAGATATTTTTGACAATTAATGTTAAAATTAATCATAGGAGGGTGTATATATGGTTAAAAATAGATTATTACAAATAAGATTAAGTTTAGGGTATAAGAAACAAAAAGACTTTGCGGATTTTTTAGGAGTTGCGCAAGCTAATTATAATAAGTGGGAAAATAATAGTAGCCAACCAGGTATAGAATTTGGGTTAAAAGTTGCTGGAAAATTAGATATGACTTTTGAAAGTATATTTTATTTAGAGGATGAAGGGTAAAAACTTCGTTCTTTTCTTTTTTACATAAAAAATAATAAATTTATAAAAAAATGAGAAACTTTAAAGAAAATTAAGCATATATTAAACCATAAAGCAAAGCAAGAGAGGTTGAGCGTATGGCGGTAGTTATTCCGGTATCTTTCAAAAACAAAGAGAAGTATTTACTAGAATACGTAAAAGATAAAGATTTTAGTTATTATGTTAAGCAGCTAATAAAAAAAGATATGAAAAGTAAAGAGAAAGAAATATAAATTTTAGGAGGTATTTACATGGAAAATAGTAAAGAAGAATACACACAATTTTCTACAGAAATTATAGTTGAAGGTGAAGAAAGTGTACCATTTTGCATAAAAGTTGTACTTACTAGAGAAAACGGCATAAAGAATCAATTTTCAGTTTATACACCTACGGATCTTTTAAGGTTTTTTAAAGCAATCATAGCTGAAGGTAAAGAAAAATTATATCGTTGTATTGATTGTTTTTTTGAAAGAGATTATCGTATTCTTTCCATAGGACAGTTACATTTTGACTATGTTGATGAATATAATAGCTTTCTTATAGCTTTTGGTGATAGTACATTTGTTGACGAGATTAATAGTCATCTTGAAGAAATTTTAACTACAAACATTTTGGAAGGAGAAAAGTTATGAATAGCAGATATGAAAAAGATGAAATAGACATTAATAAAACAATAATTAAAGGAGTTGCAATTACAGTAGTATCATTAGTTACTATAAAGTTCATGCCACTTTTAGGTATAAATGCAGCTATAGGAAATGGTGTAACTTGGATTACTGGAGGGACAAGAGTTGCAGATGGCTTTATGATCCCAAACTATTTTAAAGCATTAGTAGGCTTAATGTTTGGAGTGGATGTTTACTGTGTTGTGAAGAAAGATAATAGCAATTTTAAGAAGGTTAGAAGATGATACCAGCTATTGCATTAGTGCCAGTTGCAGTTGGGTTAGGGAGTTATGCTAGTTACTTATATAAAAGTACAGCATATATTAGAAGGTTTAAGGAAGATTTTAATAACATTATGATAGCTACAGGAATAGAAAACAAAAACCATGAAACATTTAAAATAGTAGATATTCATTCTAAAAATTATGGATTAGAGGTATTTTTAAATGTACCAGATGGCTTATCTATAGAACATTTGAATAATAAGCTGAATATTTTACAAGATAATTTTAATGGAATTGTAGAGTTAGAAAAAGATAGATTTAAAAATTATATACAACTAGATTTAATAACTAAAGATATAGCCAAGTATCAATTTACGCCAGTTAAAGCTAAAGAAAGTGAACTGTCATTAGGCAAGGACTATAAAGGACGAGATTTCCTTTTAGATGTAAATAAAAACCCACATTTAGGTATATTCGGGACTACTGGAAGTGGCAAAAGTTTCTTACTAGCAAGTATTTTAAGCAACCTTTTATACAATTCTGCTGATATGGTAGACATTTATTTAAATCAAGTTGTAAAGAGCGAACTAGCTTGTTTTAGGGATTGCAAGGGCGTTAAATTCACAGCAACTACATTTTTAGAAGTAGATTTAATATTAGATAAGATACGCCTAATATTGGAGAATAGAAGTGAGTTATTCGATGTATACGGAATTAGAAATATAACTCAATACAATAAGCATTATCCTAAGCGGAAATTAAAACGAATATATTTCGTCATAGAAGAAATTAGTTTCTTTATGGAGGAAGGATTTCAGTATATATGGAATAACTTATTATTAATTGCCAAAGCTGGGAGAGCATTGGGTATACATCTTATTTGCGCTAGTCAGAGAGCGGTGGCAACCGAAATTAATCCAACATTTAAGCAACAACTAACTAAAGTTTGCTTACAAATGTCTTCTTTAGATTCAGTTAATATATTAGGCGTAGGTGATGCCAAAGACCTTAAAGAAAGAGAAATTCTAATTTTAACAACTAAGGGATTTATAAGGACGAGCTCACCATGGATAGACGAAGATTATAGGATCCTGCATAATTTCATTAAAGAAATTCACATTCCCAACCATGATAAAAAAGAGCCTACCAAACCAGTTTTATTATTATCTAGTCCGGCTACAAAGAAAAAGGACAGTAAAGATATTACCATTGTAGATGTACCATTTAAAGAAGAACCCCCAAAAGATAAAAAGAAACGCAAAGGCGAAATAGATATTGACGAATGGAGTGATTTCTAATGCTTACAGAACGTGACACAAAGGTTTTAAAATGGATAGAAGATAATAAGGTTATTACTATAGAAGAAGCTAGATACATGTTTTTTGAGGGCAATTATAAGGTATGTTGGAGAAGGCTAGACCAATTAGAACAAATGGAGATTTTAAAGAGTTATAAGAATAAATACGATGGTAAAAAAGTTTATTACCAAGATAAGAAAATCAGCAGTCATGATTTATTTATTCATTACTTTTTGGGAGAAATTTATAAAAGAGGTGGAGAATTACTGCAAATAAAGTATCAGCCAAGATACCTAAATGACCTCATTCGCCCCGATAGCTTTTTAGCTTTTAAATGGAACAATAGAGTATTTTTAATACTATTAGAAGTGGATTACACTCATTTCACTGATACAAGCAAATTCATTCTTTATGAAAAGATGTTCAAAGAGGACTCTCTAGGAACAATAAAAAAATTCGGAACATTCCCCAAACTTTTA comes from Clostridium sp. TW13 and encodes:
- a CDS encoding peptidoglycan recognition protein family protein, which encodes MEIKEVYLQGQEEAYGYNNPNKIIIHHPEWHGDIQGLNDLMRGMDYYMIGYNYYVRMDGTVWKGRPDNVTGANCYGQNNCSLGVCFEGNFEVDTMPEVQFNSGVELIKYLKEKDNISEVGGHKKYFNTACPGKNFPLDRMLDAVNGTVINKQVASKPINNDGGFKEMDKVYKNGSTPEPVYQTEACNNQIGSLDPWELANAIGDVNGKIIVLYNTNSGKKVGFVKYRAGL
- a CDS encoding BhlA/UviB family holin-like peptide, translating into MDELIKVALSQGLGYGLFVFLLLYVLKTTREREEKYQLLLDKTVDKLSIVEDIKEDVKEIKSRFK
- a CDS encoding FtsK/SpoIIIE domain-containing protein, yielding MIPAIALVPVAVGLGSYASYLYKSTAYIRRFKEDFNNIMIATGIENKNHETFKIVDIHSKNYGLEVFLNVPDGLSIEHLNNKLNILQDNFNGIVELEKDRFKNYIQLDLITKDIAKYQFTPVKAKESELSLGKDYKGRDFLLDVNKNPHLGIFGTTGSGKSFLLASILSNLLYNSADMVDIYLNQVVKSELACFRDCKGVKFTATTFLEVDLILDKIRLILENRSELFDVYGIRNITQYNKHYPKRKLKRIYFVIEEISFFMEEGFQYIWNNLLLIAKAGRALGIHLICASQRAVATEINPTFKQQLTKVCLQMSSLDSVNILGVGDAKDLKEREILILTTKGFIRTSSPWIDEDYRILHNFIKEIHIPNHDKKEPTKPVLLLSSPATKKKDSKDITIVDVPFKEEPPKDKKKRKGEIDIDEWSDF
- a CDS encoding cobalt ABC transporter permease; its protein translation is MKEFLLTTMLPILVQSIKAALLALIAYAGNEAVLFIRTKKEKVNQEIKSSGHEQDIKAAWEVWNMVEEKFRISDNVDKFVNSKADMFENLLMQKCPWLNKQDIEGLRFAIAGEFNKGKAAVLSSDDAAKQLQAENEKLQIEITNLNSKLNQVQNVVVQSR
- a CDS encoding glycerophosphodiester phosphodiesterase family protein, which produces MRPFNINADLYNKGCYSLECKQNDDIVLNLNILENGVASDLSNATFSFNFRKPDNTIVSIVGSNISASGNTVTIICPTDCTRVPSTAYCELTIVQNSKQITTFDIAINVLPSVFQGQEVSKNVATLIEEINNSNVTVTNLLNALINWQANNGSVIDLNNRFNNMKIGVRNLLLNSTGNLGTNYWQNGIISETKYSFQSFRISNTLTTQELNYSSYRIALKPNTTYTISFYVTADSNLVSTDMFVLCRKINSTQTFDYIYSKTNLMPSVNNFDYVVWQFTTAADVQDGYIRLDNNGTKTTGVASNVWFSRINLVEGNKSPIDCLPAPEDTQLQIDSIKSALPNKADKTYVDNLILTTKGKCRFIAHRGLNVVAPENTLPAYTAAGHFGFWGAETDVTTTADGVWVVMHDDTVDRMATGTGNVSSLTLAQIKALNIDAGSFYNAYPNLKIPTFEEYLLTCKKNGLVPIIEIKITADITKISNLIAILKKYDMEQHVIIISFGLNFLQEVRKYSNVKIQYIVNSITADTINSAVALGNAGIDSSYTSVTQQNIVDSHNLGVEVGAWTVDDFNACLQLVNWGIDFITSNSVGGME
- a CDS encoding helix-turn-helix transcriptional regulator, whose protein sequence is MVKNRLLQIRLSLGYKKQKDFADFLGVAQANYNKWENNSSQPGIEFGLKVAGKLDMTFESIFYLEDEG